A region from the Methylocystis iwaonis genome encodes:
- a CDS encoding class I SAM-dependent methyltransferase — protein sequence MTALKQEIAALIAHEGPMTLEHYMSLCLGHPSYGYYMTRDPFGAAGDFVTAPEISQMFGELLGVWASEAWRMAGAPSPARLVELGPGRGTLMSDVLRVARIAPPFLDAISVHLVETSPALRAIQEQTLADAPKPVSWSVDVNDTPPGPAIILANEFFDALPVRHYVKTAQGWRERLVGVDAMGELTFGLSDQLEASLNVPAREGSIIEVGAVAQRIMSEIAARLVREGGALLVIDYGYLETSLGDSLQAVAKHAYVDPLAAPGEADLTTHVDFAALARAARAAGAKVMGPVTQAHFLLQLGIERRAETLMKRATPEQQRAIIDALDRLTGAQDPRRQMGDLFKVMAVTHPDMPDMPGFIV from the coding sequence AGCCTCTGCCTCGGACATCCGAGCTACGGCTATTACATGACGCGCGATCCTTTCGGCGCGGCCGGCGATTTCGTCACGGCGCCGGAGATCAGCCAGATGTTCGGCGAGCTGCTAGGCGTTTGGGCGAGCGAAGCCTGGCGCATGGCGGGCGCGCCCTCTCCCGCGCGGCTTGTCGAGCTTGGCCCCGGACGCGGCACGCTGATGTCGGACGTCTTGCGCGTCGCACGCATTGCGCCGCCTTTTCTCGACGCCATCAGCGTGCATCTCGTCGAAACCAGCCCGGCGCTGCGCGCGATCCAGGAGCAGACGCTCGCCGACGCGCCGAAACCCGTGAGCTGGAGCGTCGACGTCAACGACACGCCGCCGGGCCCGGCCATCATTCTCGCCAATGAATTCTTCGACGCGTTGCCGGTGCGCCATTACGTCAAGACGGCGCAAGGCTGGCGCGAGCGGCTCGTGGGCGTCGACGCCATGGGCGAGCTCACCTTCGGCCTGTCCGACCAGCTCGAAGCCTCGTTGAACGTCCCGGCGCGCGAGGGGTCGATCATCGAAGTGGGCGCCGTCGCGCAACGCATCATGAGCGAGATCGCGGCGCGGCTCGTGCGTGAGGGCGGCGCGCTTCTCGTCATCGACTACGGCTATCTCGAAACGTCGCTCGGCGACAGCCTGCAGGCTGTGGCGAAACACGCCTATGTCGATCCGCTCGCCGCGCCTGGGGAAGCCGATCTGACCACCCATGTGGATTTCGCCGCCCTTGCCCGCGCCGCGCGGGCGGCGGGCGCCAAAGTGATGGGGCCGGTGACACAAGCGCATTTCCTGTTGCAGCTCGGCATCGAGCGACGCGCCGAAACGCTGATGAAACGCGCGACGCCCGAGCAGCAGCGCGCCATCATCGACGCCCTGGACCGCCTGACAGGCGCGCAAGACCCGCGTCGGCAGATGGGAGATTTGTTCAAGGTCATGGCGGTGACGCATCCCGACATGCCGGATATGCCGGGCTTCATTGTATAG